From the genome of bacterium:
GAATCCCGCGCTTCGCGAACTCGCCCCGGGCCGGTGGGCCGCCTGCCACCGCGCGGACGAGGCGGCGGGTCTGCGCGTGCAGTCCAAAGACGCGCGGCGGTGGCGCGCCGCCGTCTCATGACGGCGCCGCTGATCGACGTCGACGGACTGCGGAAGTACTTTCCGCTGCGCCGTGCCTTCTGGAGCCGCACCGGCGGCCACTACGTTCGCGGCGTCGACGGCGTCTCGTTCGCGGTGCCGCGGGGTTCGTCGCTCGGCATCGCGGGCGAAAGCGGCTGCGGCAAAACCACCCTGGCCCGCCTGCTCGTGCGGCTGCTCGCCGCAACCTCGGGCAGCGTCCGGTTCGACGGCGCCGAGATCGGGCTGCTCGCCGGGCCCCGGCTGCTCGCGTTTCGGCGGCAGGCCCAGATGATGTTTCAGAATCCGTACGAGGCGATCAATCCCCGCTTCACGATCGGTCGGGCGCTCCTCGAACCGCTCATCATCCACCGCATCGGAACGCCGGACGACCGGATGGACCGGGTGACGGCCGCCCTGGCGCAGGTGCAGCTCTCGCCCCCCGGGACATTTGTGGATGCGTTTCCGCACCAGCTGTCGGGCGGGCAGCTGCAGCGCGTCGGTCTGGCGCGCGCCCTGTTGGTCGATCCGATCTTCCTCATCGCCGACGAGCCGGTGTCGATGCTGGACGTCTCCATCCGGGCCGGCATCCTCAACCTCATGAAGGAGATCGCGCGCACCCGCCAGCTCACGACCGTGTATATCTCGCACGACCTCGCGCTCGTCCGCTATGTCTGCGACACCACGATGATCATGTACCTCGGGGCCGTGGCGGAGATGGGGCCGACGCAGGAAGTCCTGACGAGAGCCAAGCACCCGTACACCCGCCTGTTGCTCGCCGCGGCGCCCGTCCCGGACCCGACCTTTCGCGTCCCGGAGATCGCTTCGACGGAGCTCGTGCCGACCGCGATCGGGCCCGCGCGGGGGTGTCCGTTCGTGGACCGCTGCCCCGAGGCGATGCCGGTCTGCCGGACGACCGTGCCGCCGTCGACGCTCGTCGGTCCGGGGCACCACGCGGCGTGCCACTTGTACGTTTGACCGCCGCCACATCCCGCCGGAGGGTGACGATGAAGCGAAAGAACTATCGAGGATACCGGTCGTTCCAGTATCTCGAGCCGGGCGTCGACTACAAGCCGTTCAAGCTCGCCGCACAGCTCGGCCGCGTCGCCTCGACGCCGTATCCTGTGTCCGCGGAGCAGGAGGCGCGCGTCCAGCGGCTGTTCGAGGAACAGGTGGTCATCTCGCTGCACGAGCACTGCTTCGTCGCGCCGGAGAACCTCGAGGAGATCTGGGAGTTCCGGCGGTGGGGGCGCGATTGGACCGCCTACGAAGGGCTGGCCGCCTCGGGTCTCGACGCCGTCTTCGACAACCTGATGGACGGCACGGCGCTCATCCATTCGCGCGCCGGGTGGAAGTGGGACGACGTGCTGACCGATCTCGGCCTGCGGCTTTCCGACATCGCTCACCAGGACATGGTGATCCAGTGCCGCACCGTCGCCGACATCCACCGGGCCAAGGCGAACGGCCAGATCGCGTTCATCCCCGCGCTCGAATGCATCACGATGATCGAAAACGAGCTGGACCGGCTGGACGTCCTCTACGGCTTCGGCGTCCGGAACATGGGGATCGCCTACAGCGAGGGCAATGCCGCCGGCGCCGGTCTGCGCGAGGCGCGGGACGGCGGGCTCACCCAGTTCGGCCGGCAGGCCGTGCGGCGGATGAACCGGCTCGGCGTCGCGATCGACGTCTCACACAGCGGCGACCAGACGAGCCTCGATACGGTCGAGGTGAGCGAGGATCCCGTTTTCATCACGCACGCCGGCGCCCGCGCGCTGTGGAACACGAGGCGGCTGAAGCCGGACGACCTGCTCCGGGCCTGCGCGGCCAAGGGCGGGGTGATCGGCATCGAGGCGGCGCCGCACACGACGCTCACCAAGAAGCATCCGCGCCACACGATCGAGTCCGTCATGGAGCACTTCGAGTACGTGGCGGAGCTCGTAGGGATCGACTCCGTCGCCTTCGGACCCGACACGCTCTTCGGCGACCACGTCGGCCTGCACCACGTGTTCGCGAACCAACTGTCGATCTCGAGCGCGCACGGAACGAAGGACTTCGAGGAGGTCGAGTACGTGGACGGGCTCGAGAATCCCGCGGAGGGATTCTGGAACATCACCCGCTGGCTGGTCGCGCACGGCTACTCGGACGCGGAGATCGCCAAGGCGATCGGCGGCAACGTCCTGCGAGTGCTCGAGCGGGTCTGGGCGCCGAGGAGCGGAGCGGCATGATTACGGCGATCACGGCGCAACGGGTGCTGGACTGTACGGGCAAGGCCCCGATCGAGCGCGGCGTGGTGCTCGTCGAAGGCGAGCGGATCAAGGCGGTGGGCCGGCGCGCCGACGTGGCCGTCCCGGCCCGCGCCGAGGTGATCGACTGCGGCGCGCAGACGGTGCTGCCCGGGCTCGTCGACGCGCACTCCCATGCGTCGATCGTCCCGGGCCTCGGCGACCAGATCGGGCAGTTGCGGCAGCCGCCGGCGCCGCAGCTGCTGCGCGCGGTGCGCAACCTGCGGACCGACTTGTTGTCCGGCGTGACGACGCTGCGGGTCGTCGGTGAGGAGCACTTCCTCGACGTCGAGCTGCGCGACGCGATCGCGGCCGGCCGGCTGCCGGGCCCGCGCCTGCTGGTCGCGACCCGGCCGATCACCGCGCGCAACGGGCACGGCGCGGCGCTCACGTTTTCCGACGGCGAGCAGGAGATTCGCAAGCACATCCGCGAGAACGTCGCGGCCGGCGCGGACCTCATCAAGCTGTTCATGACCGGCGGCGTGTCGAGCAAGGGCACCGCGGCGCGGTGGTACGCGTATTCGCGGCATGAAGTCGAGGTGGCCGTCGAGGAGGCGCATCGCAACAGCAGGCCGGTCGCGGTGCACGCACACGGCGGCCCGGGGGTCCGCATCTGCATCGAGGCGGGCGTCGACACGATCGAGCACGGCAAGCTGACCGAGATGGACGACCTGATCGCGATGCGCCACCGGGGCACGTGGCTCGTCACCAACAACGCCGTCTCAGGGCACCCCGACGGCATCGAGAAGGGCGACGCGCACGTCCCGTCGATCATGGCGAAGCTGCTCGAGTCGCGCGAGAAGTCTCGCGAGAACTTTTCGGCGGTGCTCGAGAGCGGCGTGCGGTGGGCGCTCGGCACCGACTCCATGCACGGCCTGATGTGGTGGGAGATCGCCAAAGTGGTAGAGTGGGGCGCCGACCCGTACGACGCGCTGCGGGCCGGCACCCAGCGCGCCGCCCAGGCGATCGGCCTCGGCGACGACTGCGGTACCCTCGAGCCCGGCAAACGCGCCGACGTCATCTCCGTCGACGGAGACCCGTTGACGGACGTGGCCAGTCTCGCCCGCGTCGGCATCGTGATGCAGGGCGGCCGCCGGCGCGACACGCTCTCGGTGGAGTAGGGCCGGCGCCGTGCGCACGATGAACGCGGCCGTCGTGCACGGGCGCGGCGGGCCGGAGGTCGTCTCCGTCGACCGCGTGCCCGTGCCCGACCTCGGTCCCGGCGAGGCCCTCGTGCGGGTCCGCGCCTGCGCGATGAACCGCATGGACGTGTGGGCGCGAACCGGTCCACCGCAGCCGGTGTTTCCGTGGAAGGGACGGGCCTATCCCGTCATCACCGGCGCGGATATCGCCGGCGAAGTCGAGGCCGCCGCCTCGGGCGTCACCGGCGTCCGGCCCGGCGACCGGGTGGTGGTGTTCGGGGCGCTCTCGTGCGGGCGCTGTGAGTACTGCGCGCGCGGCGAGCAGACGATGTGTCCGGAGTACCGGATCTTCGGTGAGCACACGCAGGGCGGCTTCGCGGAGTACGTGGCGGTGCCGGCGGACAACCTCGAGCCGATCCCGGCGGGCACGGACTTCGCGGCGGCCGCGGCCGGCTCGACCTCCTACTGCACGGCGTGGCGCTGCGTTGTCACGCGCGGCGAAGTGCGGCCGGGAGACGACGTGCTCGTGCTCGCCGCGGGCGGCGGCGTCGGGGTCGCGGCGATCGACATCGCGCGGCAGGCCGGGGCCCGGGTGTTCGCCGGCGCCAGCACCGTGGAGAAGCGCGAGAAGGCGATCGCGCACGGCGCGGCGGCGGCCGTCGACCACGGCACCGCGTTCTCGGCGTGGGTGCTCGAGCAGACCGGCGGCCGGGGGGTCGACATCGTGGTCGATTCGCTCGGCGCGACGTGGCCGGAGAGCATCCGCAGCCTCGCGCGGGGCGGGCGCCTCGTCGTCTGCGGCGCGACACTCGACAACAAGCCCGCGTTCGACATTCGCGAGCTCTACCAGCGCCACCGCTCGATCCGCGGCGCGCCGATGGGCAGCCGCGCGGAGTTCCGGCAGGTGCTGAAACTGCTCGGGCAGGGCCGGCTGCGTCCGACCATCGACTCCGTCTTTCCGCTCGACCGCATCCAGGAGGCCCACCGCCGGGCGGAGAGCCGCGTGCCGTTCGGCAAAATCGTCGTCACGATGTAGCAGACAGAGGGGGTCGAACATGCCCGAGATCCGGCCGAAGGCTACGATCGCCACCCGGGAGTACGACTACGTCGCGCCGCTCGCGCTCGGTGAGGTCACCGCCGATGGGGTCGACCTTCGGATTCGGCGCTCGTTCGACGCGCTGCGCCGGTTTGCCGGCGACGAGGCGATGGAAGGCGGCGAGGCGTCGTTCAGCCAGTACCTGCGGCGCATCGCCTCAGGCGACCGGTCGTTCGTCGGACTGCCGGTGTTCATCATGCGGGAGTTCCGGCACCGCTGCTTCTTCGTGCGCCGCGACAGCGACATGAGCGACGCCGCGCACCTGCGCGGCAAGCGCATCGGAACGGACGCCTGGGGCGCGAGCGGCAACACGTGGAGCCGCGCCATCCTCCGCGGCGCGGGCGTGCCGCTCGACGGCATCCGGTGGTTCGTGGGGCCGGTCAACGCGGGCGACGCCCCGGCCGACACGCGCGACCTCCCGGCCGGGGTCTCGCCGACGCCGGGTGGACGTCCGCTCGGCGAGCTCCTGCTCGCGGGGGATCTCGACGCGCTGATGTGCCCGTGGCCGCCGCGCGGGTTCGACGATCCGCGCTCGAAGATCCGGCGGCTGTACGACGACTACCGGACCGCGGAGCGCGAGTACTACCGGCGCACGCGCATCTATCCGGGCCACCACGTGATCGTGCTGCGCCGCGCCTTCGTCGAACGCCATCCCGGCGCCGTCGTCCCCATCTACCGCGCCTTCGTGGGCGCGCACGAACTGGCGGAACGCCTCCATCTCATCCTGCACGAGACGAGCCCGTGGGTGCTCGCGGATCTCGAGGAGCAGAGGGCGTTGATGGGCCCGGAGTACCGGGCGTACGGGTACCGCGAGAACCGGGCGATGGTGGCGGCGTTCTGCGAGGAGCAATACGCGCAGAGGCTGATCCGTGAACCCCTCGAGCCGGACGCGCTGTTCGCCGACTTCGAGAGCCTGCCGGGTGTCTAGAGCTCGTACCGGAGACGGTAGACCAGCAATTCTTGGAGTTTGAAAAGGACGTCCGGCTCGGCTTCGACGCGGACCGTCCGCGGCGCGATGCGCCGCACGCCCGGGACGAGGGCCGCCGTCTGCGCCATGTCCGTGCGGTTGTAATCGATCTCCATGACGAGCGGATTCGTCACCGCGACCGGCCGGATCTGTCCGCGGGCGCGCACCGCCTCGGCCGCCGCCTCGCGGATGCGCCGGCAGGCTTCGCGCGGATGCAGCGAGGCGGCGACGCCGCGGCCCCGTCCGGTCTTCACCGCGACGGTGCGCGCCTGCGGGAGGAACTCTCGCGTTTGCGCCATCGTCGCCTCGTCGCCGGTGAGCAGCACAACCGGCACGCCGAACCGGCCCGCGACGAGCGCGTTGAGCTCAGCCTCGTTCATCACGCGGTCGTTGATGCGCAGATTGTAGATCATGGTGCTGTTCCAGGTGTGGTCGAGCACGGCGTCCGGCGTGCCGGCGCGTCCGTGGGTCCCGGTGATGAACACCGCGTGGAACGACGCGTCGAGGCCTTCCATTTGCAGCGAGTCGCGCATCGCGCCGCGCAGCAGCACCGCCCGCTCGTCGAGGCGGCCCGGAATGATGTTCTGCATCCCGGCGTGGCTGTCGCAGACGTACACGTCCGTCGCGCCGCCGTCGAACGCGCCGGCCACGGCCGCGCTCACCTCGTCGGTCATCAGCTCGCGGCCTTCCTGGTATTGGCGGGCCGCGTCGAGCGTCTGCAGCGCCGTCGCGACGCCGGCGACCCCTTCGATATCGGCGGAGATGAAGATGCGGCACCCGGCCATCGTGTGACCCCCGTTAAGACGGATAGCGGATCTTCCGCACCATCGCGGGGAGATCGGCGTCGATCAGGCGGCGGCTGCCCGACAGGTCCGTGAGGCACGCCCCGCCGCGCATCCTGTCCTTCAGCACCTTTTCGGCCGCCTCCGCGTCCCGGGCGCGCTTGAGCAGTGCGGGCGCTTCGCCCGGATCGAGCACGAGCACGCCGTTGTCGTCGGCCGTCACGAGGTCGCCCGGGCGTACGGTCACGCCGCCGACGGACACCGGGACGTTGATCGCGCCGCCCATCCCCCACATCTTCGTGGTCAGCGCCGTGAGACCGCGCGCGAACACAGGCAGACGATACTCTTCGATCTCGCGGATATCCGTGGCCAGGCCGTCGATGACGACGCCGGCGACCTTCTGCGTCATCGCGGCGAATGCCACCACGCCTCCAAATCGCGCGTGCACCGTGTCGCCGCTGCCGTCGATCACCAGCACGTCGCCGGGCTTCACGTACTCGAAGCACCGGTGCAGCATCGTCGTGTCCATCGCGGGGGTGCGGACCGTAAACGCCGGGCCGGCGAACTTCACCGGCCGCCACAGTGCCTTGATCCCGCCGTCGACGAATCCGTGGTGGATGAAGTGTCCGACCGTGGCGGGGTCGACGTGCAGGAAGCCCTCCACCAGATCCGGCGGCAGGCGGTCGACCCGCGGGCTGATGCTCATCGTCCGGCCTCACTCTGCTCGCGCGCGCCCGTGCCGAGGTGCGGATCCACCGTGCGGAACCACTTCAAGAAGCCGGCGCACTGCTCCACCGCGTATTCGAGGAGCTGCCGGCCGCGCTCCCCGCTCCCGAGCTTCGGGTCGGAGAGACTGCCGGTCGGCGGAGTAACGTCCTCCATGTCGAGCGGGACCGCGGCGCGGACGCCGTTTACCTTGATGCCGCCGAGCCCGTCGGTCGGCATGCCGAAAACCTTCTGCCGGCCGAAGGCGCCGGCGCGGTGCATCTGCATGCGTTCCGGCCGCAGATACATCATCAGCGATCCGATCGGCTCGCCGCCGTGCCCGAGTTCGACCCTGCCGCCGTAGACGCGCTCGACGAGGTCCGGCGCCTGGATGATCTGGAACGGTGCGATGGAAGGAATGATCAGGCCGTGCGAGCGCCGGTAGCGCCGCTGGACGAGCTCGACGGTGCCGGTGTTGCCGTTGTGGCCGTTGAGGATGACGATGCGCTTGAACTTGTGCAGCAGCAGGCTGTCGATCGTATCCGTCAGCACCGCCGCCAGCGTCTCCGAGCGCAGCGTGATCGTGCCGGGATAATTCCGGAAGTACTCCGAATAGCCGAACGGCAGCGTCGGCGTCAGCACGTCGCCGGAGAGATCCGTGGCGCGGGTACCGATCTCATCGACGATGATGTAATCCCCGCCCGGGCTGTGCGGACCGTGCTCTTCGATCGATCCGAGCGATACGACCGCGGTCGCGCCGCGGGCGATTGCCTCCCGAACTTCCGTCCAGGGCATCTCACCCAGTCTCACGCCGATTCCCTCCTCAAGAGCCATTCGGTCTGGAGCCCCGCTGATTTCAGGAGGAAATTCGTGAGATATGTCAAATATCCTGGCTCACATATCACATATCTTCGAGGGTGATAGAGATTGGCCCCATTAGGACCCGTTCCGGTCAAGCGCCTCGGTGACACCGTATACGAGACGCTTGCCGAAGCGATCGCGTCCGGCCAGCTGCCGGAAGGCGCGAAACTGTTCGAGGATGAGATCGCGAAGCAAATGGGCGTCAGCCGGACGCCGGTCCGGGAAGCGTTCCGCCAGCTCGCGAAAACCGGGCTCGTCGACGCGGATCTATACCGGACGCCCGTCGTGCGTCGGCTTACCCGCCAGGATATCGAGGAAATCTACGCGCTTCGCGAGGCGCTCGAACCGCTCGCTCTCGGCCTCGCGGTGCGCAATCCGGACAGGGCGTGGCTCGACGATCTCGACGCCAAGCAGCGCGCGATCGAAGAGCAATACGCCCTCGGCTCGGCCGGCGTCGCCGAGTCGGTGCACTACAACGAGTTCTTCCACCGTGCCTTCGTGACCGCCAGCCGGCACGAACGGCTCGCCAATATCATGGATCCGTTGTGGATCCAGGTGCTGCGGCTCTCCTTCCTGTCGCATCAGTTGGAACGGCTGCCCTCCGGCCGCCTGCCGCGCGCGATGGCGGAACATCGTGCGATTCTCGAAGCTGCGCGGGATCGGGACGTCGAGCGCGGCGAGACGCTGCTGCGCCGCCACGTTCGTCGAGGACACGAGGATCTGATCGCATCGCTCTTTTCAGCGTCGCTCCAAGGAGGCACGTCGTGAGCATGGTGAACCCGGCAGGCAAGACGCAGACCGCGGCGGCGGCGCCGCGGCCCGGCTTCGTTCTGGTACGCGGGGCGCCGCGGACCGATCCGGCGACGGTCGAGGCGTTCCGCGACGTTCCGGCCGCGCTGGTGTCGGATTCCCAGGGCCGGCAGCTGACGCTGCACCATTCCGTAAAGCCGATCTATCAGCCGATGCCGCGGCTGCTCGGCTCGGCGCTGACGGTGAAGGCGCGGCCCGGCGACAACATGATGGCGATGAAGGCGATCGAGGAGGCGCGGTCCGGGGACGTGCTCGTCATCTCGAGCGACGGCGAGTCCAACCTCTCGGTCTGGGGCGGCATCATGGCCACGATGGCGGTCCGCCGCGAGATCGCCGGCGTCGTGACGGACGGACTCGTGCGCGACGTCGCGCAGATCAGGAAGGCCGGCCTGCCCGTGTTCGCCACCGGATTGACGCCGGCGGCGCCGACCAAGGACGGGCCGGGGCAGCTCAATACGGTCATCGCCTGCGGCAACGTCATCGTGCACCCCGGCGACATCGTGATCGGCGACGAGGACGGCGTCGTGATCGTGCCGCGGGCGGAGGCGGCGTTCGTGCTCGAGATGGTACGCAACCGGCAGGCGCGGGAGCGGATGTGGCTGGAACACATCGCCCGCGACGATTTCAGCCCGCTCGTCAACACCGACGAGGATTTCCGGGCGCGCGGATGCGACATCCGCGGAGCGTAGTGCGGCGGAGCGCCGGTACGGCCGGCGAGTCGGGGGGAGGGTCACGATGAACGAGATCGATCTGCGAGACGTAGCGCGGCTTTTGGGGGTCCGCGGAGCGGGGGTGACACGGCGGGCGCTGCTGCGGCGGGGTCTGTCGGCCGCCGCCGTGACGACGGTGCTGGGAGCCGCGGGGGCGCTCACCGCCGGCGGCCGCGCGTTCTCGCCCGCCGCGGCACTCGCCGCGCCCTCCGTCGCGGGCTCCAAAACGCTCACGCTGGCCCAAGCCGCCGAACCGAGCACGCTCGATCCACAGTTTGAACAGTCCGGAATCATCGGCACGTACTTGAACGCCATGATGGAGCACGTCATGGAGTTCGACCGCAATCTGGCGATCAAGAACGTGCTCGCCCAGACCTCGACGCCTCCCAAGGACGGCGTCACCTACCGCTTCAAACTACGCCCCAATATGAAGTTCTGGAACGGCGAGCCGGTCGATGCGGCCGCGGTGAAGTTCACCTACGACCGCGGGCTCAGCAAGGAAAACCGCGCGAAGGGTCTCAGCGATCCGGTTCCCATTCTCCAGGGCATCGATCACGTGCGGGTGGTGGACCCCCTCACGGTGGAGGTCGTCACCGCAAAGCCGTCCACCCTGGCGTGGCCGTTCTTCTGTCAGGAGTTCATCCTCGCGCCCAAGTACTACGCGTCGCTGAGCTTTCAGGACTCAGCGATCAAGCCGATGGGCAGCGGTCCGTGGAAATTCGGGCACTGGATGAAGGGCGACCGGCTGGAGATGACGGCCAACGCCGATTACTGGCGTGGGAAGCCCCAGATCGACAACCTTGTCTTCCGTACGGTGCCGGACGCGTCCACCCGCCTGGCGATGCTGGAGCGGGGTGAGGTCGACATCATTACCGATGTCGATCCGGACGACCTCCCGACGATCCGCGGCAACGCCAAACTGCGCGCCGAGGCCGCGCTCACGACGTTCCGCGTCCATATCGGCGTGCCGTGCAACCAGGCGAAGTGGAAGGACCGGCGGGCCCGTACCGCCCTGAACTACGCCGTCAATGTCGACAACATCATCAAGTACGTCCTCGGCGGCATTCCGAAAGAGCGGCTCCGTACCCCGGTCATCACGCCGGGCTGGCCGAACGCCAACATCAAGTCCTACCCGTACGATCCGGCAAAGGCGAAGGAGCTCCTGAACGCCGCCGGGTTCGACTGGAACCAGAAGGTCACGCTGTACACCATCACCGGCGGGATGAAGCGCCTCGACGTCGCACAGGCGATTGTCGCCGACCTCAAGAGGCTCGGCATGAGCAGAGCGGAGGTGCAGGTGCTGCAGAGCGCCGAGTTCACCTCGAAGCTCAAAGCGAAGGAGTTCGACGACCTGTATCTCAACCTGCTCGGTGCCCCGAGCTACGGGCCGATCGAGGTGGCGCTTCCGACGGGCGACCTTGCGCTGGACTCATCCCACTTCACGGATGCGACGCAGAACGGGCCCAAGTACCTCGAGCTGTACCACGAGGTGCGGGAGACGTTCGATGTCCGCCGGCAACACGACCTGGTGAACCAGCTGCAGTCGCTGTTCATGGAAGAGTCCGCGTGGATCCTGCTGTACCGTGAGGCCTATCTGTTCGGAGTGAACAAGCGGACGGACTGGCGCCCCACGAGCTACACGCGGATCCACTTCTGGCTGCCCGACGACCGGGACGTGCGGATCACCGGCTGACGGCGTAGACCGTGCTGCGGTACGTCGTCCACCGCGTGCTGCTGGCCGTGCTGGTGGTTGCCGGTGTCTCCATCGTCTCCTTCGGACTGCTCTTTCTTTCGGGCGACCCCGCGGCGGCGCTCGCGGGAGACAACTGGACGCGGACGCAGATCGACGAGTTCCGGCATCAGATGGGATTCGACCGTCCGTGGTACGTGCAGTACGCCGATTTCGTGGCGCGCGCGGTGCGGGGCGACTTCGGCACGTCGCTGCGCGAACACCGGCCGGTGTTCGAGCTGCTGATGGAACGGATGCCGGCGACCCTGGAACTGACGGGGACCGCGTTTCTCATTTCCGCCGTCCTTGGTATCGCGCTCGGCGTCGTCTCGGCGACGCGGCGGCGGTCCCTGTACGACCGGGCGGTTCTCGTGCTGACGCTTGCGGGGCAGTCGATGCCGGTTTTCTGGGTCGGCACGATGCTGATTCTGGTCTTTGCCGTACGGCTTGGGTGGCTTCCCATCGCGGGGCGCGGCGGTGTCAGCCACCTGGTGCTGCCGGCCGTCGCGTTGGGCTTCTTTCCGGTCGCGCGCAACGCGCGCGTCGTCCGGTCGTCCATGCTCGAGGTGCTCGGCGCCGACTACGTGCGGACCGCCCGGGCGAAAGGCCTGCCGGCGCCGCGGGTGCTGCTGGCCCACGCGCTGCGGAACGCCTTGCTGCCGGTGGTGACGCTGCTGGCCCTGGACATCGGGTATCTCCTCAGCGGCGCCGTGATCACCGAGAGCATTTTCGCGTGGCCGGGCGTCGGGCGGCTGACGGTGGCCGCGGTGCTCGGCAAAGACCTGCCGCTCGTCGAAGCGGCGGTCGTTGTGCTCGCCGCCGGCTTTGTCATGATCAACCTCAGCGTCGAT
Proteins encoded in this window:
- a CDS encoding ABC transporter permease, whose product is MLRYVVHRVLLAVLVVAGVSIVSFGLLFLSGDPAAALAGDNWTRTQIDEFRHQMGFDRPWYVQYADFVARAVRGDFGTSLREHRPVFELLMERMPATLELTGTAFLISAVLGIALGVVSATRRRSLYDRAVLVLTLAGQSMPVFWVGTMLILVFAVRLGWLPIAGRGGVSHLVLPAVALGFFPVARNARVVRSSMLEVLGADYVRTARAKGLPAPRVLLAHALRNALLPVVTLLALDIGYLLSGAVITESIFAWPGVGRLTVAAVLGKDLPLVEAAVVVLAAGFVMINLSVDLCYGVIDPRVRFE